From Argopecten irradians isolate NY chromosome 12, Ai_NY, whole genome shotgun sequence, one genomic window encodes:
- the LOC138336281 gene encoding LOW QUALITY PROTEIN: neuroglian-like (The sequence of the model RefSeq protein was modified relative to this genomic sequence to represent the inferred CDS: deleted 1 base in 1 codon) — protein MENTLNLVGVLSLLCCTAVIAIPNRPPGIYIEPNKDIYFKPGETVMMPCVGDGYPKVIYTWKKNGQDFNPSGNDDRMVQLANSGTIVINRPEDKDEGIFQCFAENEFGRSMTNHVNLREGKLDEFPTGNNEIHRPELGTSLTLECIPPTSYPKAQVEWVLKGSSGRNDPINYNNRVTMDLEARLHITNVKPEDYQNGKAYVCMAINYFMRHNEFDHGHYIIPSGSAELKIGPTYQWATPSDHFGLVGEKFRMKCIFAGNPTPEVFWRKTNGQLPPNVGISQGGQEITIQELTYDDEGKYECYGTNTQGQKANRIITLSVQSKPYWIQKPEDIETSEGASATFLCKADGTPTPKTEWFVNGVPIDESTDDTVLSNRFMKPNDMNVTIDDLKLTDVFVIQCNCSNSHGYVFADVYLNVLREAPQFVKKPEENAKVAESNSIDLSCQTSGKPDPIITWFKEGQQITGGRYQIKPNGDLHINSVVLSDAGQYRCTANNSYGFVEASGSLTVRRKARIESAPGDLEVNAGSDAKFTCTGTTDFNEVLNLGVTWQKDGKNITTNDQRMTQNFQDNSLTISGTISRDSGFYTCVVQDSLSVATASAILTVKDKPDPPVDVTLIKCLQDKAEVTWTKGASNNAPVQYFVVEYNTTFTPDKWNYAQKVGSTQTKATLDIAPNVVYTFRVLSVNKRGQSEASAHTAAQCTTNPTRPSKNPSNVRTIGDLKNFLVVEWTPMPPIQQAGDKFQYILTVIKDGITIHTSNINNYTITRKDIPTNDIFVPYDITVKAKNEIGESNAPLITYKGYSAEDIPQVTVSNFAVGEVSDNSATFEWDWDMSYNNVTPNTPIRGFFQGFKIQFWRRGAKSETFREREVLKSQIKLKYTTRRKRAVTTLIYTIDDLQPYTNMEAQIVVMNTYYVSPPSAVIALTTLPGVPGPVRSFTVPQIGSNFVMLAWEQPDATDRNGLIVGYDIGYQTISGLDLGKMQDRVPQINDPYTNVTILNGLVAKQKYRVHIWGRTSMGRGEDYFIEVTTASVGSQTVPSFDVKNVNETFFNVTWNSVISSKAGTVVYVEFRKDGASDWQQTTDEVSNNWKGVANLEGGTTYEVRLAVTNGQSRSTSGTQYVSTTGIAAAYNLGANFGWFIGMMLALLIIIAIAALIVFCRKQTQERMEEKYRAKPDKSRMYNREGEPRGHSNDYYKERRRLERNDSFDDVRKDEGDFDDRKYDDDYDDRRYSDYPEDDRDRDYDDRDRDYDDQDRDYDKDYYRDDDRRYDDYDRDDGYDRDGRRYSYDRDDGYDRDYNYDKDGGYDRDGNRYDDRRDYDPDDKYPSDVEGDDHAYEPYQRSGYDRSDSKDKKRISDMDDEYRREPSKFDDDGYPVEGGAVGSSTCV, from the exons ATGGAGAATACATTAAACCTTGTAGGGGTTTTGTCTCTACTATGTTGTACAGCAGTTATAGCAA TTCCGAATCGTCCTCCGGGTATATACATAGAACCAAATAAAGATATCTACTTTAAACCTGGAGAAACAGTTATGATGCCATGTGTTGGGGATGGCTATCCCAAGGTCAT ATATACTTGGAAGAAGAACGGACAGGACTTCAATCCCAGCGGTAATGACGACCGAATGGTGCAGTTAGCCAATTCGGGAACAATTGTCATTAACCGACCTGAAGACAAAGACGAGGGTATATTTCAGTGTTTTGCTGAAAATGAATTTGGTAGGTCGATGACAAACCACGTCAATCTTCGTGAGGGAAAGCTAGACGAGTTTCCAACCGGAAATAACGAGATTCATCGACCAGAGTTGGGTACCTCATTAACTTTGGAATGTATTCCACCGACGAGTTATCCCAAGGCCCAGGTCGAGTGGGTCCTCAAGGGCAGTTCTGGCCGAAACGATCCCATCAACTACAACAACAGGGTTACTATGGATCTGGAAG CTCGACTTCACATCACCAACGTAAAACCAGAGGATTATCAGAATGGGAAGGCGTACGTCTGTATGGCTATCAACTACTTCATGCGACACAATGAATTTGACCATGGACACTACATCATTCCGAGTGGAT CTGCTGAGCTGAAGATTGGTCCGACGTACCAGTGGGCAACCCCAAGTGATCATTTCGGACTTGTCGGAGAAAAATTTAGAATGAAGTGTATCTTTGCTGGAAA TCCAACCCCTGAAGTTTTCTGGCGAAAGACAAATGGCCAACTACCACCAAACGTGGGGATTTCCCAGGGTGGACAGGAAATTACTATACAAGAGCTGACCTACGATGACGAAGGAAAGTACGAATGTTACGGAACAAACACCCAGGGACAGAAGGCTAACAGAATCATCACCCTTTCTGTACAAT CTAAGCCGTACTGGATACAAAAGCCTGAAGACATTGAGACCAGTGAAGGGGCCTCGGCTACTTTCCTTTGTAAGGCTGATGGGACACCTACACCTAAAACCGAATGGTTTGTCAATGGTGTGCCCATTGACG AATCCACTGATGATACAGTACTCTCCAACCGATTCATGAAACCAAACGACATGAATGTGACGATTGACGACCTGAAACTGACAGACGTGTTTGTGATTCAGTGTAACTGCTCCAACAGCCATGGCTACGTGTTTGCTGATGTCTACCTCAACGTACTCA GAGAAGCACCACAGTTTGTTAAGAAACCAGAAGAAAACGCTAAAGTAGCTGAGAGTAATTCCATAGACCTGTCTTGTCAGACAAGTGGTAAACCCGATCCGATCATTACCTGGTTCAAGGAGGGGCAGCAAATCACCGGTGGGCGGTATCAGATCAAACCCAATGGGGATCTCCATATCAAT AGTGTAGTCTTGTCTGACGCTGGCCAATACAGATGTACAGCAAACAATTCGTATGGTTTTGTGGAGGCTTCAGGTTCGCTCACAGTGCGCA GGAAGGCCCGTATTGAATCAGCACCTGGTGACCTTGAGGTCAATGCTGGGTCAGATGCCAAGTTCACCTGCACTGGAACTACTGATTTTAACGAGGTACTGAACCTCGGCGTCACGTGGCAGAAAGACGGAAAGAACATCACAACGAACGATCAGAGAATGACACAGAATTTCCAGGACAACTCTCTCACCATCAGTGGTACCATCAGCAGAGATTCTGGTTTCTACACTTGTGTCGTACAAGACAGCTTATCTGTTGCCACAGCCTCGGCCATTTTGACCGTCAAAG ACAAGCCTGATCCTCCGGTCGACGTAACCCTAATCAAGTGTCTCCAGGACAAAGCCGAGGTGACCTGGACGAAAGGCGCCTCAAACAACGCCCCGGTCCAGTACTTCGTCGTCGAGTATAATACCACCTTCACACCCGATAAGTGGAACTATGCCCAGAAGGTGGGCTCCACACAGACAAAAGCTACGCTAGATATCGCTCCAAATGTCGTATACACATTCCGG GTGCTATCTGTGAACAAGAGAGGACAGAGTGAGGCTAGCGCTCACACAGCTGCTCAGTGTACGACCAATCCCACACGACCTAGTAAGAACCCGTCCAATGTGCGGACTATCGGAGACTTGAAGAACTTCTTAGTGGTCGAATGGACG CCAATGCCCCCTATACAACAAGCTGGAGACAAGTTTCAGTACATTCTGACGGTCATCAAAGATGGAATCACGATCCATACCTCCAACATCAACAACTACACTATCACAAGAAAAGACATCCCGACTAACGATATCTTTGTTCCCTACGATATCACTGTGAAGGCCAAAAATGAGATTGGGGAATCGAATGCACCCCTGATCACATACAAAGGCTACTCGGCTGAAGATA TTCCGCAGGTGACAGTGAGTAACTTTGCCGTGGGGGAAGTCAGCGACAACTCGGCGACATTTGAATGGGACTGGGACATGAGCTACAACAATGTCACTCCAAACACACCAATCAGAGGATTCTTCCAGGGCTTCAAG ATCCAGTTTTGGAGAAGAGGTGCTAAGTCAGAAACTTTCCGAGAGCGAGAAGTGTTGAAATCACAAATCAAACTCAAATATACGACTCGTAGGAAAAGAGCTGTAACGACCTTGATTTACACAATCGATGACCTCCAACCTTATACTAATATGGAGGCCCAGATTGTAGTTATGAATACGTATTATGTAAGCCCACCTAGTGCCGTCATTGCTCTTACAACACTTCCGGGAG tGCCTGGTCCAGTGCGGTCATTCACAGTGCCACAAATTGGAAGTAATTTTGTCATGTTAGCGTGGGAACAACCAGATGCGACGGACAGAAACGGTTTAATTGTTGGCTATGACATTGGCTACCAAACAA TCTCTGGTCTTGACCTTGGAAAGATGCAGGATCGAGTTCCACAAATCAATGATCCGTACACAAATGTGACAATCCTGAACGGCCTTGTGGCTAAACAAAAGTATCGTGTACATATCTGGGGTCGGACATCAATGGGACGAGGCGAAGATTACTTCATCGAGGTGACCACTGCTTCAGTCGGGT ccCAAACGGTGCCTTCATTTGACGTCAAAAACGTTAACGAGACTTTCTTCAACGTTACCTGGAATAGCGTGATCAGCTCTAAGGCTGGCACAGTGGTATATGTCGAGTTCAGGAAGGATG GTGCCTCAGACTGGCAGCAGACGACAGACGAAGTTTCAAACAACTGGAAAGGTGTGGCCAATCTCGAAGGTGGTACTACCTATGAGGTTCGCCTGGCCGTTACAAACGGACAATCACGATCTACCAGTGGAACTCAATACGTTTCTACAACTGGTATAG CGGCCGCCTATAACTTAGGAGCCAATTTTGGCTGGTTTATCGGAATGATGCTGGCGCTCCTCATCATAATTGCCATTGCAGCCCTAATAGTTTTCTGTAGGAAGCAGACACAAGAGAGAATGGAGGAGAAATACAGAG CCAAACCTGATAAGTCTAGAATGTATAACAGGGAAGGCGAACCACGAGGTCATTCCAACGACTACTACAAAGAAAG GCGTAGATTGGAGCGTAATGACAG TTTTGACGATGTCCGTAAAGATGAAGGTGATTTCGATGACAGGAAATATGATGACGATTACGATGATCGCCGTTACAGCGACTATCCTGAAGATGACCGAGATCGTGACTATGATGATCGGGACCGCGATTATGACGACCAGGACCGCGACTATGACAAGGATTATTACCGTGACGATGACCGTAGGTATGACGATTATGATCGTGACGATGGATACGATCGTGATGGACGTCGCTACAGCTATGATCGCGATGATGGCTACGATCGTGATTACAATTACGATAAGGATGGTGGCTATGATCGTGATGGTAACCGCTATGACGATCGTCGTGATTATGATCCCGACGACAAGTATCCGAGCGATGTTGAAGGAGATGACCATGCCTATGAACCCTACCAACGATCTGGCTATGATAGGAGTGACAGTAAGGACAAGAAACGTATCAGCGATATGGATGATGAATACCGACGTGAGCCGTCCAAGTTTGATGATGATGGATATCCCGTAGAGGGCGGGGCTGTTGGCTCTTCTACCTGTGTATAA